A window of Apium graveolens cultivar Ventura chromosome 8, ASM990537v1, whole genome shotgun sequence contains these coding sequences:
- the LOC141678910 gene encoding putative AMP deaminase → MDSSSSSSSSSSPLHLALATLFGASVMAISAFYIHKRSVDQVLHRLTKLRRKTSRSENSTNNNNNDNLFVSDTNNIYNYNTGIEVDESGVEWYRVSSSVPNVGLPNEWLNQENSVSNLSNSMLLDDQLDLIASGLPPLRTDHTDGEKMRVGSVGRLVTPRSSSGYAFESVEHSDEEGMDHTIEEDNIYCTYDENLVSSADHGSYANIQAVSALAPEAENSDYFQSQNNNLIANETSGNGQGSRKGDTASLHMEHDKVSARTILPLPTSAHESLNIEDEEVRRMIRECLDLREKYVYREETAPWMKSTEGDLNGPPVNSDPFHFVPVEATSHHFRMEDGVIHVYASKTDTVDLFPVASATTFFTDMHHLLRIISVGNVRSACYHRLRFLEEKFRLHLLVNGDREFLAQKSAPHRDFYNIRKVDTHVHHSACMNQKHLLRFIKSKLRSEPDEVVIFRDGQYLTLKEVFESLDLNGYDLNVDLLDVHADKSTFHRFDTFNLKYNPCGQSRLREIFLKQDNLIQGRFLGEVTKQVLVDLEASKYQMAEYRVSIYGRKQSEWDQLASWFINNSIYSDNAVWLIQLPRLYNVYRSMGTVTSFQTILDNVFIPLFEVTVNPKSHPQLHVFLMQVVGFDIVDDESKPERRPTKHMPKPSEWTNEFNPAYAYYAYYIYANLFTLNKLREAKGLRTIRFRPHCGEAGDVDHLAAGLLLCHNISHGINLRKSPVLQYLYYLAQVGLAMSPLSNNSLFLDYHRNPFPLFFQRGLNVSLSSDDPLQIHLTKEALVEEYSVAAKVWKLSSCDMCEIARNSVYQSGFSHAAKSHWLGKKYFKRGPEGNDIHKTNVPHMRISFRHETWKEEMLYVYSGRVRFPEDVEH, encoded by the exons ATGgattcatcatcatcatcatcatcatcatcatctccTTTACATCTCGCACTCGCAACTCTCTTCGGCGCATCCGTGATGGCAATCTCCGCCTTCTACATTCACAAACGCAGCGTCGATCAAGTCCTCCATCGCCTCACCAAGCTGCGCCGCAAGACCTCTCGTTCCGAAAACTCTACAAATAACAATAATAATGATAACTTATTTGTTTCGGATAcgaataatatttataattataatacaGGAATTGAGGTCGATGAGAGTGGTGTGGAGTGGTATAGAGTTTCGTCGTCTGTTCCGAATGTAGGTTTGCCTAATGAGTGGCTCAATCAGGAGAACTCGGTTTCGAATTTATCGAATTCGATGTTGTTGGATGATCAGCTTGATTTGATTGCTTCTGGATTGCCGCCTCTAAGGACTGATCATACTGATG GTGAAAAGATGCGGGTTGGATCGGTTGGGAGGTTAGTTACACCAAGATCCTCGAGCGGCTATGCATTTGAAAGTGTGGAACATTCTGATGAGGAAGGCATGGATCATACAATTGAAGAGGACAATATATACTGCACCTATGATGAAAACTTGGTTTCTTCAGCCGACCAT GGTTCATATGCAAACATACAAGCGGTATCAGCGCTTGCACCTGAAGCTGAAAATTCGGACTATTTTCAAAGTCAAAACAATAATTTGATTGCAAATGAAACAAGTGGAAATGGACAAGGCAGTAGAAAGGGGGATACAGCTTCACTGCACATGGAACACGATAAAGTTTCTGCTAGGACCATTTTACCTTTGCCAACTTCAGCTCATG AGTCACTAAacattgaagatgaagaagtaaGAAGGATGATCCGTGAATGCTTAGATTTGCGAGAGAAATATGTTTACAGGGAAGAAACTGCACCATGGATGAAAAGCACTGAGGGGGACTTAAATGGACCGCCTGTAAACAGTGACCCATTCCATTTTGTCCCTGTTGAAGCTACTTCC CACCATTTTAGGATGGAAGATGGAGTTATACATGTATATGCCAGTAAAACTG ACACCGTAGATCTTTTCCCGGTTGCCAGCGCCACAACTTTTTTCACTGACATGCATCACCTTCTAAGAATAATATCTGTTGGAAATGTTCGCTCTGCATGTTATCATCGATTGCGTTTTCTTGAAGAG AAATTTCGTCTTCATCTTTTAGTAAATGGTGATAGGGAGTTTCTAGCTCAGAAAAGTGCACCACATCGAGATTTTTATAATATTAGAAAGGTGGATACACATGTGCATCACTCTGCATGCATGAACCAAAAGCATCTTTTACGCTTCATCAAGTCAAAATTAAGATCAGAGCCAGACGAG GTTGTCATATTCCGTGATGGCCAGTATCTTACGCTGAAGGAAGTTTTTGAAAGTCTGGATTTGAATGG GTATGATCTTAATGTTGATTTGTTGGATGTGCATGCGGATAAGAGTACATTTCATCGTTTTGACACGTTCAATCTCAAATATAATCCTTGTGGTCAGAGCAGGCTTAGAGAAATATTTCTAAAGCAGGACAACCTCATCCAAG GTCGTTTCCTTGGAGAAGTGACAAAACAAGTCTTGGTAGATCTGGAAGCAAGTAAATACCAG ATGGCCGAGTATAGAGTCTCTATATATGGAAGGAAACAAAGTGAATGGGATCAGCTGGCGAGCTGGTTTATAAATAATTCAATATATAGTGACAATGCTGTTTGGTTAATCCAG CTCCCAAGGCTTTACAATGTGTACAGAAGTATGGGAACTGTTACATCCTTCCAGACCATTCTGGATAACGTGTTCATCCCTCTTTTTGAAGTCACAGTAAATCCAAAATCTCATCCTCAACTACATGTGTTCCTGATGCAG GTTGTCGGTTTTGACATTGTAGATGATGAAAGTAAACCAGAAAGGCGTCCGACCAAGCACATGCCTAAGCCATCCGAGTGGACAAACGAGTTCAATCCAGCATACGCCTACTATGCTTACTACATCTACGCTAACTTGTTCACTCTCAATAAG CTTCGTGAAGCTAAAGGACTGCGCACAATCAGATTCCGACCTCACTGTGGAGAG GCAGGTGATGTTGACCATTTGGCTGCTGGGTTGCTTCTATGTCATAACATATCTCATGGAATTAATTTGAGGAAATCCCCAGTGTTGCAATATCTCTATTACCTTGCCCAG GTTGGACTAGCCATGTCTCCTCTGAGTAATAATTCTCTGTTCCTGGACTATCATCGCAATCCATTCCCCTTGTTCTTCCAGCGTGGCTTGAACGTTTCACTCTCAAGTGATGATCCCCTGCAAATTCATCTAACGAAGGAAGCTCTAGTGGAAGAATATAGTGTTGCAGCAAAG GTTTGGAAGCTGAGTTCGTGTGACATGTGCGAGATTGCAAGGAATTCTGTTTATCAATCAGGATTCTCACATGCAGCCAAG TCGCATTGGCttggaaaaaaatattttaagcGAGGACCTGAAGGAAATGATATACACAAGACAAATGTTCCTCACATGAGAATTTCATTTCGACACGAG ACATGGAAGGAGGAGATGCTGTATGTTTATTCTGGAAGGGTCAGATTTCCTGAAGATGTAGAACATTGA
- the LOC141676784 gene encoding thioredoxin H2-like encodes MGVRYSSVFASTNEGNRYISPRKSGQVISFHSSASWKSHFEASKRTAKLMVIDFTASWCRPCHMMEPIIRDFAATYLDVQFIKIDVDELDDVAREYGVQAMPTFILIKKGKEIDKFVGAKKDELQKKIEKHLA; translated from the exons ATGGGAGTTCGATATTCTTCGGTTTTCGCTTCCACAAATGAAGGCAACAGATATATTTCACCAAGGAAGTCAGGCCAGGTCATCTCATTCCATTCCTCGGCTTCATGGAAAAGCCACTTTGAAGCTTCCAAACGAACGGCTAAACtg ATGGTCATTGATTTCACAGCCTCGTGGTGTAGACCGTGTCATATGATGGAACCTATTATCCGCGACTTTGCTGCTACTTATTTAGATGTACAGTTCATCAAGATCGACGTAGATGAGTTAGAC GATGTGGCTAGAGAGTATGGAGTGCAGGCAATGCCAACATTCATACTGATCAAGAAAGGAAAAGAAATCGACAAGTTTGTTGGAGCCAAGAAGGATGAACTTCagaagaagattgagaaacatCTGGCTTAA
- the LOC141677473 gene encoding uncharacterized protein LOC141677473, giving the protein MALDYYTILKVDKTATEEDLKKAYKKRAMKWHPDKNTSNKLEAESKFKQISEAYDVLSDPSKRQIYDLYGEVRSEEPKEKEVKRRDAAEIFEELFGGSERRKASVVENKLVCGLEELFTGSKRKMKISRSVLDENSKLTTVEEILAIHIKPGWKKGTRITFPEKGNQAPGVTPGDLIFIVDEKPHAVFKRDGNDLVIHKKISLLDALTGKTIKLATLDGRDLRIPIKDIVKPGHEEVIPNEGMPISKEPGKRGNLRIKFDIKFPSRLSSDQKSDLRRVLGGSY; this is encoded by the exons ATGGCCTTAGATTACTACACAATCCTCAAAGTCGACAAAACAGCAACAGAAGAAGACCTAAAGAAGGCCTACAAGAAGCGAGCAATGAAATGGCATCCAGACAAGAACACTTCAAACAAGCTCGAAGCTGAGTCAAAGTTCAAGCAGATCTCCGAAGCTTATGATGTTTTGAGCGATCCATCGAAGCGGCAGATCTATGATCTGTACGGCGAGGTGAGGTCGGAGGAGCCGaaggagaaagaagtgaagaGACGCGACGCTGCGGAGATTTTTGAGGAGCTGTTTGGTGGATCGGAGAGGAGGAAGGCTAGTGTGGTGGAGAATAAGTTGGTGTGTGGGTTGGAGGAGCTGTTTACGGGGTCGAAGCGGAAGATGAAGATTTCGAGAAGTGTACTTGATGAGAATAG TAAGCTTACTACTGTTGAGGAGATTTTGGCAATACATATTAAACCAGGTTGGAAGAAAGGCACAAGAATCACATTTCCTGAGAAAGGGAATCAGGCACCTGGTGTTACTCCAGGAGACCTTATTTTCATCGTAGACGAAAAGCCTCATGCTGTTTTTAAGAGAGACGGGAATGACTTGGTTATTCATAAGAAAATCTCTTTGCTTGATGCATTAACCGGGAAGACTATCAAATTGGCAACTTTGGATGGAAGGGATCTCAGGATTCCAATAAAGGATATCGTGAAACCGGGCCATGAGGAGGTGATTCCGAATGAAGGAATGCCTATTTCGAAAGAACCTGGGAAACGAGGAAACTTGAGGATTAAATTTGATATTAAATTTCCATCAAGGCTTTCATCCGATCAGAAATCTGATCTCAGAAGAGTTCTTGGAGGTAGTTACTGA
- the LOC141677971 gene encoding uncharacterized protein LOC141677971, translating into MGSCSTFESESFQCASQVLDSFWMSGSSPSFQGDPLKGSASVVDFQNPSQVNGMNGRLFSSFDNDEDNGEAFDPCFHRSEKKRRLSKDQVQFLEKSFEIDNKLEPDRKVQIAKEIGLQPRQVAIWYQNRRARYKSKQLEKDYDVLKESYDKLKVDYDDLLKENGSLRNEVESLKQKILVGEKRKAPLEPLNRQDVEAKPTDNLIVQNASNQQVIVCKQEYANSSESHAVDSESLYSADGNLKSVFESVDSSSAFEPDYSDFSQDGEDGFSKMLLLPDFAMLETDQCFDGIYRDHSSFENSVEDQQLLLWSNVFDV; encoded by the exons ATGGGGAGTTGTAGTACTTTTGAGTCTGAAAGTTTTCAGTGTGCATCTCAAGTTCTTGATTCTTTCTGGATGTCAGGCTCTTCCCCTTCTTTTCAAG GTGACCCTCTAAAGGGCTCTGCATCGGTGGTTGATTTTCAAAATCCTTCTCAAGTTAACGGTATGAATGGAAGATTGTTCTCTTCGTTTGACAACGATGAGGATAACGGTGAGGCCTTTGATCCTTGCTTTCATCGATCAGAGAAGAAGAGGCGTCTAAGCAAGGATCAAGTTCAGTTTCTTGAGAAGAGTTTTGAGATAGATAACAAACTAGAGCCTGATAGGAAAGTACAGATTGCGAAGGAAATTGGTTTGCAGCCAAGGCAGGTTGCCATATGGTATCAGAACCGACGAGCTCGGTACAAGAGCAAGCAGCTAGAAAAGGACTATGATGTCTTGAAAGAAAGCTATGACAAGCTCAAGGTTGATTATGATGACCTCCTCAAAGAAAATGGGAGCTTGAGGAATGAG GTCGAATCTCTCAAGCAGAAAATTCTCGTGGGCGAGAAGAGGAAGGCACCGTTGGAACCCCTAAATCGACAAGATGTAGAAGCAAAACCAACCGATAATCTAATTGTTCAAAATGCGAGTAATCAACAAGTGATAGTCTGTAAGCAAGAGTACGCGAATTCCTCTGAGAGTCATGCTGTAGATTCAGAGAGCCTGTATAGTGCTGATGGAAACCTTAAATCCGTCTTCGAGTCTGTGGATTCATCATCAGCTTTTGAACCAGACTATTCAGATTTCTCTCAAGACGGCGAAGATGGTTTCAGCAAAATGTTGTTACTACCAGACTTCGCAATGCTTGAAACTGATCAGTGCTTCGACGGCATCTACCGAGATCATAGCAGTTTCGAGAATTCAGTTGAGGATCAACAATTATTGCTCTGGTCCAATGTCTTTGATGTTTAG